A stretch of Komagataella phaffii GS115 chromosome 2, complete sequence DNA encodes these proteins:
- a CDS encoding Putative mannosyltransferase involved in protein glycosylation, which produces MSFRLGYIQAIVLGLVLLSVCWTIVIRPDPSSAIDLASPVTIDLENSLTNLKSFPISSRRISSNIDHVFQTGCRNVFKNKKKANAALVVLARNSELEGVQKSMFSMERHFNQWFNYPWIFLNDEEFTESFKDGVMNMTSSGVSFGVISKPDWNFSEEKDRGSTEFLRFNEFIQNQGDRGIMYGALPSYHKMCRFYSGYFFKHPLVAKLSWYWRVEPDVEFFCDLTYDPFLEMEASGKKYGFAVIIKELSNTVPNLFRHTQSFIEKYGISVDEKAWSIFTNRRSFGEKESMKLIDKIRINHLLSNFSGGIGTRLLSSLSRMNLPTSFSSKKPFFYGEEYNLCHFWSNFEIASTDLFSSPEYESYFQFLEEKKGFYQERWGDAPVHSLAVAMFLNISEIHYFRDIGYRHSNLVHCPKNAPDELQLPYVPASPEYASSAKPDKPPRVSVRDVFRSGRQTEGVNNLNRGSGCRCNCPKKYKELEDSPSCCIGRWMVLTNDKYKGEKYLDKYSMAEEVKQTLSKGEKLNVKEILKRHHKYPT; this is translated from the coding sequence ATGTCATTCCGATTGGGGTATATACAGGCCATTGTACTAGGCCTAGTTCTACTCTCTGTTTGTTGGACGATTGTAATTAGGCCTGACCCATCGTCTGCTATTGATTTAGCCTCCCCTGTCACAATCGATTTAGAAAACTCACTtaccaatttgaaaagttttcctATTTCCTCCCGTAGGATAtcatcaaatattgatCATGTGTTTCAAACTGGGTGTAGGaatgttttcaagaacaaaaagaaagccaaCGCTGCCCTCGTTGTTTTGGCAAGAAATTCCGAACTGGAAGGTGTTCAAAAGTCAATGTTTTCTATGGAGAGACATTTCAATCAATGGTTTAATTATCCATGGATATTTTTAAACGACGAAGAATTCACAGAGTCATTTAAGGATGGTGTGATGAATATGACTTCCAGTGGTGTTTCCTTCGGCGTAATATCTAAGCCAGACtggaatttttcagaagaaaaagacagGGGTAGTACAGAGTTTTTGAGGTTCAATGAATTCATCCAGAATCAAGGGGATAGAGGCATTATGTACGGAGCGTTACCCTCCTATCACAAGATGTGTAGGTTTTATTCAGGATATTTCTTTAAACATCCCTTAGTTGCCAAATTGAGCTGGTATTGGAGAGTTGAACCGGATGTTGAGTTTTTTTGTGATTTGACCTATGATCCGTTTTTGGAGATGGAGGCGTCAGGTAAAAAATACGGCTTTGCAGTGATTATAAAGGAGTTGTCTAATACTGTACCAAATCTGTTTCGCCATACTCAGAGTTTCATTGAGAAATATGGTATCTCAGTGGACGAGAAAGCATGGTCGATTTTTACTAACCGGAGGTCTTTCGGAGAAAAAGAATCTATGAAGCTAATTGACAAGATACGAATTAATCATTTGCTTTCTAATTTCAGTGGAGGTATTGGCACCAGGTTATTGTCCAGTCTCTCTAGAATGAACCTTCCTACTTCGTTCTCTTCGAAAAAGCCTTTTTTCTACGGCGAAGAGTATAATTTGTGTCATTTTTGGTCAAATTTTGAGATTGCGAGTACCGATTTGTTTTCATCACCAGAATACGAATCGTACTTTCAGTTtctggaagaaaagaagggCTTTTATCAGGAAAGATGGGGGGATGCCCCTGTCCATAGTTTGGCTGTAGCGATGTTTCTCAACATCAGTGAAATCCATTACTTCAGAGATATTGGTTACAGGCATTCCAACCTAGTACACTGCCCAAAGAATGCTCCTGATGAATTACAACTTCCTTACGTTCCAGCATCACCAGAGTATGCTTCCAGCGCCAAACCTGACAAACCACCGAGAGTTTCGGTTAGGGATGTTTTTAGGAGCGGTCGGCAAACGGAAGGAGTCAACAACTTGAATCGTGGATCTGGATGTAGATGCAACTGCCCGAAAAAATACAAAGAATTAGAAGATAGTCCCAGCTGCTGTATTGGCAGATGGATGGTATTAACTAACGATAAGTATAAAGGCGAAAAATACCTAGATAAATACTCAATGGCCGAAGAGGTCAAGCAGACTCTAAGCAAGGGTGAAAAACTAAACGTTAAAGAGATATTGAAGAGGCACCACAAGTATCCAACATGA
- a CDS encoding One of two identical histone H4 proteins (see also HHF2), giving the protein MSGRGKGGKGLGKSGAKRHRKILRDNIQGITKPAIRRLARRGGVKRISALIYEEVRAVLKTFLENVIRDAVTYTEHAKRKTVTSLDVVYALKRQGRTLYGFGG; this is encoded by the coding sequence ATGTCTGGTAGAGGAAAAGGTGGAAAAGGTCTAGGAAAATCCGGTGCTAAGCGTCACAGAAAGATTCTTAGAGACAACATTCAAGGTATCACAAAGCCAGCTATCAGAAGATTGGCCAGAAGAGGTGGTGTTAAGCGTATTTCCGCTTTGATCTACGAAGAAGTCAGAGCTGTGCTGAAGACTTTCTTAGAGAACGTCATTAGAGATGCTGTTACTTACACTGAGCATGCCAAGAGAAAGACTGTTACTTCTCTGGATGTCGTCTACGCTTTGAAAAGACAAGGACGTACCTTGTATGGTTTCGGAGGTTAG
- a CDS encoding One of two identical histone H3 proteins (see also HHT2) — translation MARTKQTARKSTGGKAPRKQLASKAARKSAPSAAGGVKKPHRYKPGTVALREIRRFQKSTELLIRKLPFQRLVREIAQDFKTDLRFQSSAIGALQESVEAYLVSLFEDTNLCAIHAKRVTIQKKDILLARRLRGERS, via the coding sequence ATGGCTAGAACTAAACAAACAGCAAGAAAATCCACTGGTGGTAAAGCCCCAAGAAAGCAATTGGCTTCCAAGGCTGCCAGAAAATCCGCTCCATCTGCTGCTGGAGGTGTCAAGAAGCCCCACAGATATAAGCCAGGTACCGTTGCTCTGAGAGAAATCagaagattccaaaagtcTACTGAGTTGCTTATCAGAAAGCTGcctttccaaagattggtCAGAGAAATTGCTCAGGACTTCAAGACTGACCTGAGATTCCAATCTTCTGCCATCGGTGCTTTGCAAGAATCCGTCGAAGCTTACTTGGTTTCCTTGTTCGAAGATACTAACTTGTGTGCTATTCACGCTAAGAGAGTTACTATCCAAAAGAAGGATATCCTGTTAGCTAGAAGACTGAGAGGTGAAAGATCCTAA
- a CDS encoding Tyrosine phosphatase that plays a role in actin filament organization and endocytosis codes for MADVFELDEELDPQVEPSSSIQTERIVPGTPTSSISLTPPKNFSPVCGNIYRSSFPTIENFEFLKRINLKSVICLIPEDYPEENREFLEEQHIQFFQVGLSGNKEPFVKIKPQLIEQALKIVLNPENHPILIHCNRGKHRTGCLSGCIRKLQKWSLTMIFDEYRKFAAPKERALDQQFIEMFDDTEVEKMAIENKWLPIEW; via the coding sequence ATGGCTGATGTTTTTGAGCTAGACGAGGAATTGGATCCTCAAGTGGAGCCATCATCCAGTATTCAAACAGAAAGAATTGTACCAGGCACACCTACGAGTTCTATATCTCTGACACCTCCAAAGAATTTCTCTCCGGTCTGTGGTAATATCTACCGATCCAGCTTTCCTACGATTGAGAACTTCGAGTTCCTGAAAAGGATAAATCTAAAATCTGTAATATGCCTCATACCGGAGGACTACCCCGAGGAAAACAGAGAGTTTTTGGAGGAACAACACattcaatttttccaagTAGGGTTGTCAGGTAATAAGGAGCCTTTTGTCAAGATAAAGCCCCAGTTGATAGAACAGGCTCTCAAGATAGTTTTGAACCCAGAGAACCACCCCATTCTAATACATTGCAACAGAGGCAAACATAGAACAGGATGTTTAAGTGGATGCATAAGGAAATTGCAAAAATGGTCGTTGACAATGATATTCGACGAGTACAGAAAGTTTGCTGCTCCCAAGGAAAGAGCCCTTGATCAACAGTTCATAGAGATGTTCGATGATACGGAAGTAGAAAAGATGGCCATTGAGAATAAATGGCTGCCCATAGAATGGTAA
- a CDS encoding Protein required for cell viability encodes MTEANSNRNRSKHARSHYGREELRTVRSVKRRTGGKNNYSKFTPMDNNESIVEESEDEGEEEDDEQEDPQPSSMAYDALLTLLDDESDHEQFHAEKEKALKKLEEEQEREEEELQEEDEDEDEEDEEINLEDFESDDESHDDPFHFHFNEEESIDRMINEYESSGLKVKMDRKVNHNGYNILEYLPSTSRCLNEVKTLDKLRIKKKLRDQFSSLDFKDELDKKLTLDIFNYKNINYQYYTRETDYQSLYLLHALNHLLKTRDRIFDHNNKISADPNLEFKDQGYTRPKILILLPTRNFCFNLMNKLIKLADIKTVENKKRFNTQFYSDFKIETLNGNKPKDFNEFFRGNSSDFFTLGVKFTRKSMKIYSMLKQSDIIFASPLGLKMLLDKEKNDYLSSIEVTILDKADGLLMQNWDHVKQIFTKSLIQAPKNFEELNCDFSRIRMWCINDQAKYVHQVLSFSKYTTPELNNIVKAPNLQGYALYKPIIDDTNNVMNQLNYQLFQSRIINKNIRLNHMFMRFPSSSPMESPKKRLNFFTKVILPNVLTKSPYTSGTLVYISSYLDYIQVKKHLSESRSEFLAVDEYTSLSASSKNRSLFEKGKYPIMLYTERMHFYKRYNLNGVRNVVFYNLPTDPDFYAQVVRQIVRNKLKDEELDLNLCSIKVMFDRFDTLKLEKIVGLKRASLLVNAEQEVFEFK; translated from the coding sequence ATGACTGAAGCCAATAGTAATAGAAACAGATCAAAGCATGCTAGATCTCACTATGGTCGAGAAGAACTGAGAACTGTAAGGAGTGTCAAGAGACGAACTGGAGGCAAAAACAATTATTCAAAGTTTACTCCAATGGATAATAACGAATCTATAGTTGAGGAAAGCGAAGATGAGGGcgaagaggaagacgaCGAACAGGAGGATCCACAACCTAGTTCAATGGCCTATGATGCACTTTTAACACTTTTGGACGATGAATCTGATCATGAACAATTTCACgctgagaaagaaaaggccCTGAAAAAGTTAGAGGAGGAACAAGAGagagaggaagaggagcttcaagaggaagacgaagacgaagacgaggaggatgaggaaataaatttggaagattttgagTCAGATGATGAGTCGCATGATGAtccttttcatttccattTTAACGAAGAGGAAAGCATTGATCGCATGATCAATGAGTACGAATCATCTGGCCTGAAAGTCAAAATGGATAGGAAAGTCAATCATAACGGATACAACATTTTGGAATATCTGCCAAGCACGTCCAGATGCCTTAATGAAGTCAAAACACTTGACAAGCTGcgaatcaaaaaaaaacttAGAGACCAGTTCTCATCTCTTGACTTCAAAGACGAATTAGATAAAAAGTTGACCCTAGACATATTCAACTACAAGAACATAAATTATCAATACTATACAAGAGAAACAGATTATCAAAGTTTGTACCTGTTGCATGCTTTGAACCACCTTCTAAAGACAAGGGATAGAATTTTCGATCACAATAACAAGATCTCTGCTGATCCTAATTTGGAGTTTAAAGATCAGGGTTACACTCGGcccaaaatcttgattcttcttcctACGAGGAACTTTTGCTTCAACTTAATGAACAAGTTAATCAAACTGGCTGATATAAAGACAGTGGAGAACAAGAAGCGTTTCAACACCCAATTCTATAGTGATTTCAAGATTGAGACTTTGAACGGTAATAAACccaaagatttcaatgaattttttAGGGGAAACTCTTCGGATTTCTTCACTCTTGGTGTTAAATTCACAAGAAAAAGTATGAAGATCTACTCCATGTTGAAGCAGTCCGATATCATCTTTGCTTCCCCTTTGGGATTGAAAATGCTATTGgataaggaaaagaatgaCTACTTATCGTCAATTGAGGTAACCATTCTTGACAAGGCTGATGGATTACTGATGCAAAACTGGGACCATGTCAAGCAAATTTTCACTAAGAGCCTGATTCAGGCACCgaaaaattttgaagaattgaactGTGATTTTAGTAGAATTAGGATGTGGTGTATTAATGACCAGGCAAAATACGTCCATCAAGTGCTATCATTCAGCAAATATACTACTCCAGAGCTGAACAATATCGTTAAAGCACCCAATTTGCAAGGGTATGCTCTTTATAAACCAATCATTGACGATACAAACAATGTTATGAATCAGCTGAACTaccaattgtttcaatcaagaatcatcaacaaaaatATCAGGTTAAATCACATGTTTATGAGATTCCCTAGTTCATCTCCCATGGaatcaccaaagaaaagacttAATTTCTTCACCAAGGTGATTCTGCCAAACGTGTTGACCAAGTCTCCATATACTTCAGGTACTTTGGTGTACATATCCTCTTATTTGGATTACATCCAAGTGAAAAAACATTTAAGTGAATCACGATCCGAATTCTTAGCAGTCGATGAATACACCTCCCTCAGCGCATCTTCTAAGAATAGGTCattgtttgaaaagggGAAATACCCCATTATGTTGTACACTGAGCGAATGCACTTTTACAAAAGGTACAACTTAAACGGTGTCAGAAACGTTGTTTTCTACAACCTTCCTACGGACCCAGATTTCTACGCTCAAGTAGTCAGACAAATAGTCCGAAACAAACtaaaagatgaagaattagaCCTCAATTTGTGTTCTATTAAGGTTATGTTTGACCGATTTGATACCTtgaaactggaaaagaTTGTCGGTCTAAAGAGAGCCAGCCTGTTGGTGAATGCAGAGCAGGAAGTGTTCGAGTTTAAATAG
- a CDS encoding Cyclin-like component of the RNA polymerase II holoenzyme — protein MSASYWSSSQRLHWQFTRNELNEHREQIQALEKNLNVPGSDLSRINIKYDTNMRIYLHNLMHKLGRKLVLRQVILSTAEVFMTRFLLKVSIKEVNIYLLVATCIYVACKMEECPQHIRNLVSEARNCWPEFIPNDLTKLAEFEFYLIEELDCFLLVHHPYNSLISIVKDVLKDPRYNIAITTDELQTCWSIINDSYITDMHLLFPPHIVAITSLYMTLVTFSKDSKKLQTFVKFLAHCKVDLDEIIESTQELLTLYEYWNSYDELSLRKAVHRLLLTLNNSNQ, from the coding sequence ATGTCGGCCAGCTATTGGTCTAGCTCGCAACGATTACATTGGCAATTCACCAGAAACGAACTCAATGAACACAGAGAACAGATACAAGCATTGGAAAAGAACTTAAACGTGCCAGGCTCTGATCTTTCCAGGATAAATATTAAGTATGACACCAATATGAGAATCTATCTCCATAACCTGATGCATAAACTGGGAAGAAAACTGGTATTAAGACAGGTTATTCTGAGCACAGCTGAGGTATTTATGACCCGATTCTTGCTCAAAGTTTCTATCAAAGAAGTGAACATTTACTTGCTGGTGGCAACTTGCATATATGTTGCCTGCAAGATGGAGGAGTGTCCACAACATATACGGAATCTAGTAAGTGAAGCAAGGAATTGTTGGCCTGAATTTATTCCTAATGATTTGACGAAACTGGCCGAATTCGAATTTTACCTAATAGAAGAACTGGACTGTTTCTTGCTGGTTCATCATCCATACAActcattgatatcaataGTGAAAGATGTCTTGAAAGATCCACGGTATAATATTGCCATCACCACTGACGAATTGCAAACATGCTGGTCAATTATAAACGATAGTTATATCACGGACATGCATCTCTTATTCCCTCCTCACATTGTCGCCATAACATCCCTTTATATGACTTTGGTGACGTTTTCAAAGGATTCCAAAAAGCTACAGACTTTTGTGAAATTTCTTGCCCATTGCAAAGTGGACTTGGACGAGATCATAGAAAGCACACAAGAATTATTAACACTATATGAATACTGGAATAGTTATGACGAACTGAGTCTGAGAAAGGCAGTCCATCGTCTTCTCCTaactttgaacaacagTAACCAATAA
- a CDS encoding Ceramide synthase component — protein sequence MGVETSSSGTQHFSDDGCVSSRKPNATVSFEKPERANELKNHKIYKKSKASWLQRNQILLASSLLNALFILKQIPSFQSLVNKFFHLQYKNLDGTYDIGKDDYFFVIYWIINLTIIRSVLMDWVLEPLAIKIVGINNRKALTRFKEQGWSLFYYTTSWTVGFYLYYKSDYFFNCDHIFIGWPNNKLDFYFKSYYLIQMSCWLQQIVVLNIEERRKDYVQMFSHHIITCLLIIGSYYYYFLQIGHVILVMMDIVDVFLSLAKMLKYCGYSTLCDVMFFIFLVSWIAIRHVCYNYVFWHTCTKSRDLMNADCSRYAIYGGPLDVTPVRCYTDSTIRYFIFLLGGLQIITLIWMYLILKVFIGVITGKGAEDVRSDDEESS from the coding sequence ATGGGTGTTGAAACATCTTCCTCTGGAACTCAACATTTCAGTGATGACGGTTGTGTATCTTCAAGGAAGCCAAATGCTACTGTAAGCTTTGAGAAGCCTGAGCGTGCTAACGAGCTGAAGAATCACAAAATCTATAAAAAGTCCAAGGCTTCATGGTTAcagagaaatcaaattttACTAGCATCTTCATTGTTGAACGCGTTGTTCATCTTAAAGCAAATTCCCTCATTTCAATCACTCGTTAATAAATTCTTTCATTTACAGTACAAGAACTTAGATGGTACTTATGATATTGGTAAAGACGACTATTTTTTCGTTATTTACTGGATAATCAACTTGACTATTATTCGCAGTGTCTTGATGGATTGGGTCCTAGAACCCTTGGCAATTAAGATAGTTGGGATTAACAATAGAAAAGCTCTTACCAGATTTAAAGAACAGGGTTGGTCTTTATTCTACTACACCACGTCATGGACTGTGGGCTTCTATTTATACTACAAGTCCGactattttttcaattgtgATCATATTTTCATCGGCTGGCCCAACAATAAGCTGGATTTCTACTTCAAATCTTACTACTTGATTCAAATGTCATGTTGGCTCCAGCAGATCGTTGTTTTGAACATAGAggagagaagaaaagattatGTTCAAATGTTCTCGCATCATATAATAACCTGTTTGCTGATTATTGGCTCTTACTACTATTACTTTTTACAGATTGGACACGTCATTTTGGTTATGATGGACATTGTTGACGTTTTTCTCAGTCTTGCCAAAATGTTAAAATACTGTGGTTACAGCACTCTCTGCGACGTGATGTTTTTCATATTCTTGGTTTCATGGATAGCTATAAGACACGTGTGTTACAACTACGTGTTCTGGCACACATGCACCAAGTCTAGGGATCTAATGAACGCAGATTGTTCCAGGTACGCAATCTACGGAGGTCCCTTGGACGTTACTCCAGTACGATGCTATACAGATAGTACCATTAGATacttcattttccttcttggagGTCTCCAAATTATCACACTAATCTGGATGTACCTCATTCTAAAAGTTTTCATAGGGGTAATAACGGGCAAAGGTGCTGAAGACGTTAGAagtgatgatgaggagagttcttga
- a CDS encoding Vacuolar amino acid transporter, exports aspartate and glutamate from the vacuole: protein MSGATTNSSIINLLNTIIGAGLLALPYALRTDGLVLGMVILLLSAIGAGYGFFLQGVSSKYLPPGEASFFNVCQITYPDLAVVFDIAIAIQCFGVGLSYLVLTGDLMPHIIPIENLPIDERIFWILVSTIFIVPTSFLKKLDSLRYTSVVALLAIVYLVAVIYGNYLQGLLTNWEGFPERQPISVWKPQSFKAISSTFSIVVLAYTGHQNFYQITNELSNPTLRNLLKINLVSTIISYLIFVTVALAGYLTFGNYISGNIMLIYPDTIITRLGQSLLVLMVILSYPLMIFPARISFNNIYEAFLRRTTRSETEAELEAESEVDPLLPRSAQEVTISGKRFTYLTVFLLFLSYFLAITIKKFELVLSIVGAVGSTSISYTLPGFFGFKLLNSKNQDISKLLRSNNNATLYGHPVFHSPVYKYCSLALGVFGIVAMVVCLYSAVSK from the coding sequence ATGAGTGGAGCTACTACCAACTCGTCTATCATAAACTTGTTGAATACCATCATTGGTGCTGGGTTGCTAGCTTTACCGTATGCTTTGAGAACTGATGGGTTAGTACTGGGAATGGTGATTTTATTGCTTTCTGCCATTGGCGCTGGCTACGGATTCTTCTTGCAAGGAGTAAGTAGCAAATATCTACCACCAGGTGAAGCAAGTTTTTTCAACGTTTGCCAAATTACTTACCCTGACCTTGCTGTTGTTTTTGATATTGCGATAGCCATTCAGTGTTTTGGAGTGGGATTATCGTACTTAGTGTTGACGGGAGATTTGATGCCTCATATTATaccaattgaaaatttgcctattgatgaaagaaTATTTTGGATTCTAGTGTCCACAATATTTATTGTTCCTACAAGTTTCTTAAAGAAGTTGGACTCATTGAGATATACGTCGGTAGTGGCTTTGTTAGCGATTGTATACCTTGTGGCTGTCATTTATGGAAACTATTTACAGGGATTACTTACAAATTGGGAAGGCTTTCCTGAAAGACAGCCAATTAGTGTCTGGAAACCgcaatctttcaaagccaTCTCATCGACTTTTTCCATTGTTGTTCTAGCATACACAGGCCACCAGAATTTTTACCAAATTACCAATGAATTGTCCAACCCGACATTGAGAAATCTATTGAAAATCAACCTCGTTTCCACCATTATTTCATACTTGATTTTTGTTACTGTAGCACTAGCAGGCTATTTGACTTTCGGTAATTACATCTCAGGAAACATCATGCTTATATACCCCGATACTATTATAACCAGATTAGGTCAATCACTGTTAGTGCTTATGGTTATATTGTCTTATCCTCTAATGATTTTCCCGGCAAGAATTTCGTTCAATAATATTTATGAAGCATTCTTGAGGAGAACAACTAGGTCCGAAACAGAAGCCGAATTAGAAGCAGAATCGGAAGTGGATCCATTGTTGCCACGTTCAGCTCAGGAAGTTACAATATCTGGTAAGAGATTTACCTACTTGACCGTATTCTTACTATTTTTAAGTTACTTTTTGGCCATTACGATCAAGAAGTTCGAACTTGTCTTGTCCATAGTTGGCGCTGTGGGATCTACTTCAATCTCATATACTCTACCAggattttttggtttcaaattgttaAACTCTAAAAATCAAGATATAAGCAAGTTGTTAAGATCCAATAATAACGCAACGCTCTATGGTCATCCTGTATTTCACTCGCCAGTGTACAAGTATTGTTCTTTGGCCCTTGGCGTATTCGGAATTGTTGCAATGGTAGTATGTCTGTACTCTGCAGTCTCTAAATAA